A region of Coccinella septempunctata chromosome 5, icCocSept1.1, whole genome shotgun sequence DNA encodes the following proteins:
- the LOC123312970 gene encoding uncharacterized protein LOC123312970 has translation MNLPELKLKQDCPTIWNSAFEILERIYKIKDAVISTLAIGNPDINKIELNEWSLIEHSLKIYEIFYGITKEVSAEKYVTFPKIILFVKVMSDHVQKIQNSEANNIAEIYDLLKSLQNGIGERFEDVDFNELRTQATFLDPRFKKYGFTNESRFQATLKLIRQKIATFNIDNNEESVPPERAESESSSTSIVWSCFDEKSKEHLEIRSSSAAAIIETDKFLSEPLQKRTENPLKWWKERKHCATWQLLFLENGFCQKQK, from the coding sequence ATGAATTTGCCTGAGCTGAAATTGAAGCAAGACTGCCCAACAATATGGAACTCTGCATTCGAAATACTGGAAAGGATTTATAAAATCAAAGATGCTGTAATCAGTACTCTTGCCATAGGAAATCCAGACATAAATAAGATTGAATTAAATGAATGGAGTCTCATCGAACATTCGTTGAAAATTTACGAAATATTTTACGGAATAACAAAAGAAGTAAGTGCTGAGAAGTATGTCACCTTCCCGAAAATAATTCTCTTCGTTAAGGTGATGTCAGATcatgttcaaaaaattcaaaactctgAAGCAAATAACATAGCAGAAATATatgatctactgaaaagtctaCAAAATGGAATTGGTGAGAGATTTGAAGATGTAGATTTCAACGAATTAAGGACGCAGGCGACTTTCCTAGATCCAAGATTCAAAAAGTATGGGTTCACTAATGAATCAAGATTCCAAGCGACGCTGAAATTAATTCGCCAGAAAATAGCCACCTTCAACATTGACAACAACGAGGAAAGCGTTCCTCCAGAACGCGCCGAAAGTGAAAGTTCCAGCACGTCAATAGTTTGGAGCTGTTTTGACGAAAAGTCAAAGGAACATTTAGAAATCCGTAGTTCCTCAGCAGCTGCCATCATAGAAACAGATAAATTTTTGAGTGAACCTCTTCAAAAGCGAACCGAAAATCCTTTAAAATGGTGGAAAGAAAGAAAACATTGTGCAACATGGCAACTTCTGTTCCTTGAAAACGGATTTTGTCAAAAGCAAAAGTAG